The Yersinia intermedia genome window below encodes:
- the cysA gene encoding sulfate/thiosulfate ABC transporter ATP-binding protein CysA — protein sequence MSIEIDNISKYFGRTKVLNDIRLDIPSGQMVALLGPSGSGKTTLLRIIAGLENQNAGRLSFHGTDVSRLHARDRRVGFVFQHYALFRHMTVFDNIAFGLTVLPRRERPNAAAIKQKVEQLLEMVQLGHLASRYPSQLSGGQKQRVALARALAVEPQILLLDEPFGALDAQVRKELRRWLRQLHEELKFTSVFVTHDQEEAMEVADRVVVMSQGNIEQVGTPDEVWRYPATRFVLEFLGEVNRLSGEIRGSQLYIGAHHWPLDLAPMHQGSVDLFLRPWEMEVNTHASARCPLPVQVLEVSPRGHFWQLTVQPIGWHQDPISVVLPEGEIDAPVRGNRYYVGGLNARLYSGDQLLQPIALAQSA from the coding sequence CCAAGGTACTGAATGACATCCGGCTTGATATTCCTTCTGGTCAGATGGTGGCCTTGCTTGGTCCTTCCGGTTCGGGGAAAACGACCCTGCTGCGCATTATCGCCGGGCTGGAGAACCAGAACGCCGGGCGTTTAAGTTTCCATGGCACTGACGTTAGCCGCCTGCATGCCCGTGATCGACGTGTCGGGTTTGTTTTCCAGCATTACGCCCTGTTCCGCCATATGACAGTGTTCGATAACATTGCATTCGGTTTGACAGTGTTACCGCGCCGCGAGCGGCCGAATGCGGCAGCCATCAAGCAGAAAGTAGAACAACTGTTAGAAATGGTGCAGTTAGGGCACCTTGCCAGCCGTTATCCATCACAACTTTCTGGTGGGCAGAAACAGCGTGTGGCCTTGGCGCGTGCGTTGGCCGTCGAACCCCAAATCCTGTTACTGGATGAGCCATTCGGTGCGCTGGATGCACAGGTGCGTAAAGAGTTACGTCGCTGGTTACGCCAGCTACACGAAGAACTGAAATTTACCAGCGTATTCGTTACCCACGATCAGGAAGAAGCAATGGAAGTTGCTGATCGGGTGGTAGTGATGAGCCAGGGTAATATCGAGCAGGTCGGGACACCAGATGAAGTGTGGCGCTACCCTGCGACCCGCTTTGTGTTGGAGTTTCTGGGTGAAGTTAATCGCTTGAGTGGGGAGATTCGAGGCTCACAACTCTATATTGGCGCGCACCACTGGCCGCTGGATTTGGCACCGATGCATCAGGGCAGTGTTGATTTATTCCTGCGACCGTGGGAGATGGAAGTCAATACACACGCCAGTGCTCGTTGCCCGCTACCGGTTCAGGTGCTTGAAGTCAGCCCGCGTGGGCATTTCTGGCAATTGACGGTGCAACCTATTGGTTGGCATCAGGATCCTATCAGTGTGGTACTGCCGGAAGGCGAAATTGACGCCCCGGTGCGCGGTAATCGTTATTATGTGGGCGGGTTAAATGCACGCTTATATTCTGGCGACCAATTATTACAACCCATTGCGTTAGCGCAAAGCGCCTGA
- the cysM gene encoding cysteine synthase CysM — protein sequence MTTLEHCIGNTPLVKLQRLSQGLDAQIWVKLEGNNPAGSVKDRAALAMIQQAELRGEIAPGNVLIEATSGNTGIALAMIAAMKGYKLKLLMPENMSQERQAAMRAYGAELILVSREQGMEGARDEALRMQAQGLGKVLDQFNNIDNPYAHFTGTGPEIWQQTAGKVSHFVSSMGTTGTITGVSQYLKSQNPQVTIIGLQPAEGSSIPGIRRWSPEYMPGIFRPELVDQVLDITQREAEVTTRRLATEEGIFCGVSSGGAVAGALRVAAENPGAVIVAIICDRGDRYLSTGVFE from the coding sequence GTGACAACCCTCGAACACTGCATTGGCAACACCCCACTCGTCAAACTGCAACGTTTAAGCCAAGGGCTGGATGCGCAGATTTGGGTCAAACTGGAAGGCAATAATCCGGCAGGCTCGGTCAAAGACCGCGCGGCACTGGCAATGATCCAACAGGCCGAATTACGTGGTGAAATAGCACCGGGTAATGTGTTGATCGAGGCAACCAGCGGTAATACCGGTATTGCGCTGGCGATGATCGCGGCCATGAAGGGCTATAAGCTAAAGCTGCTGATGCCAGAAAACATGAGCCAAGAGCGGCAGGCTGCAATGCGTGCCTACGGTGCGGAGCTAATTTTGGTTAGCCGTGAGCAAGGAATGGAAGGCGCGCGCGATGAAGCGCTGAGGATGCAGGCTCAGGGGTTGGGCAAAGTGTTGGATCAGTTTAATAATATCGACAACCCCTATGCACATTTCACCGGTACCGGGCCGGAAATCTGGCAACAAACTGCGGGGAAAGTGAGCCATTTTGTGTCCAGCATGGGAACGACAGGGACGATTACCGGCGTTAGCCAATATCTGAAAAGCCAAAACCCACAAGTTACCATTATCGGCCTGCAACCGGCGGAGGGCAGCAGTATTCCTGGTATTCGCCGTTGGTCACCGGAATACATGCCGGGGATTTTCCGCCCTGAGTTGGTTGATCAGGTACTGGATATCACGCAGCGTGAAGCCGAGGTAACGACACGAAGACTGGCCACGGAAGAGGGGATTTTTTGTGGTGTCAGTTCTGGTGGTGCGGTTGCTGGCGCGCTGCGGGTGGCTGCTGAGAATCCCGGTGCGGTGATCGTGGCGATTATCTGTGACCGTGGTGACCGATATTTATCGACAGGGGTTTTTGAGTAA